A section of the Telopea speciosissima isolate NSW1024214 ecotype Mountain lineage chromosome 3, Tspe_v1, whole genome shotgun sequence genome encodes:
- the LOC122655159 gene encoding uncharacterized mitochondrial protein AtMg00810-like gives MGDPMDDPTLYLNTVGALQYATLTRPDIQFAVNKVCQYMQRPTIEHWAIVKRILRYLKGTLSYGVHFDRRSPLTLSAFSDADWAGCHDDRKSQGGFAIFLGTNLVSWSSRKQATVACSSTESEYRALANAAAELT, from the coding sequence ATGGGGGATCCTATGGACGATCCAACTCTATACCTCAACACGGTTGGCGCTTTGCAATATGCCACATTAACTCGCCCAGATATCCAATTTGCGGTCAACAAAGTATGTCAATACATGCAACGACCAACCATCGAGCATTGGGCCATCGTCAAGAGAATTCTTCGCTATCTCAAAGGGACGCTGTCATATGGTGTTCATTTTGATCGGCGGTCACCTCTTACTCTTAGTGCTTTCTccgatgctgactgggccgGCTGTCATGATGATCGTAAGTCCCAGGGTGGTTTTGCAATTTTTCTAGGCACCAACTTGGTTTCTTGGAGCTCCCGTAAACAAGCAACTGTGGCATGCTCTAGCACTGAATCTGAGTACCGTGCTCTTGCTAACGCAGCTGCAGAACTCACATGA
- the LOC122655739 gene encoding homeobox-leucine zipper protein REVOLUTA-like has protein sequence MAMAVVPHRESSSSSFNKHLDNGKYVRYTAEQVEALERVYSECPKPSSMRRQQLIRECPILSNIEPKQIKVWFQNRRCREKQRKEASRLQTVNRKLTAMNKLLMEENDRLQKQVSQLVYENGYMRQQLQNASAATTDGSCESVVTTPQHPLRDANNPAGLLSIAEETLAEFLSKATGTAVDWVQMPGMKPGPDSVGIVAISHSCSGVAARACGLVSLEPTKIAEILKDRPSWFRDCRSLEAFTVFPAGNGGTIELLYMQMYAPTTLAPARDFWTLRYTTNLEDGSLVVCERSLSGSGAGPNTSVTSQFVRAEMLPSGYLIRPCDGGGSIIHIVDHLDLEAWSVPEVLRPLYESSKVVAQKMTIAALRHIRQIAQETSGEVVYGLGRQPAVLRTFSQRLSRGFNDAINGFNDDGWSLMNCDGAEDVVIAVNSTKTVGTVTNPANTLPLPGGILCVKASMLLQNVPPALLTRFLREHRSEWADFNIDAYSAVSLKAGSYAFRGLRSTRFSGSQVIMPLGQTVEHEEMLEVIRLEGHALAQEEAVLSRDIHLLQICSGVDENAVGTCSELVFAPIDEMFPDDAPLLPSGFRIIPLDSKTSETQDALGAHRTLDLASSLEVGPAMNRTSGDASPSTCNGRSVLTIAFQFPFENHLQDNVATMARHYVRSVISSVQRVAMAISPSGLGPHVGPKLSPGSPEALTLSQWICQSYSYHLGAELLRSDCQSGDSVLKQLWHHPDAILCCSLKSLPVFSFANQAGLDMLETTLVALQDITLDKIFDESGRKALCSDFSKMMQQGFAYLPPGICISTMGRHISYEQAIAWKVFGEENNVHCLAFSFVNWSFV, from the exons ATGGCAATGGCCGTCGTGCCGCATAGGGAGAGTAGCAGTAGTAGCTTTAATAAGCATCTCGATAACGGAAAATATGTACGTTACACCGCCGAGCAGGTCGAAGCTCTAGAACGAGTCTACTCGGAGTGCCCCAAGCCGAGTTCGATGCGACGACAGCAGCTGATCCGCGAGTGCCCCATCTTGTCCAACATCGAACCCAAGCAGATCAAAGTCTGGTTTCAGAATCGCAG ATGTCGAGAGAAGCAGAGAAAAGAGGCTTCTCGACTCCAAACTGTGAACAGGAAGTTAACTGCCATGAACAAGCTATTGATGGAGGAGAACGATCGTCTTCAGAAGCAGGTATCGCAGCTAGTGTACGAAAATGGGTACATGCGGCAGCAATTGCAAAAC GCATCTGCAGCAACTACCGATGGAAGCTGTGAATCTGTAGTTACCACACCTCAGCATCCGCTTAGAGATGCAAATAATCCCGCTGG ACTCCTCTCCATTGCAGAGGAGACATTGGCAGAGTTCCTTTCAAAGGCTACAGGAACTGCTGTTGATTGGGTCCAGATGCCTGGGATGAAG CCTGGTCCGGATTCGGTTGGGATTGTCGCCATTTCACACAGTTGCAGTGGAGTGGCAGCACGAGCCTGCGGTCTAGTGAGTTTAGAACCCACAAAG ATTGCAGAAATCCTTAAAGATCGTCCATCTTGGTTTCGAGATTGTCGGAGCCTCGAAGCCTTTACCGTGTTTCCAGCTGGAAATGGAGGGACAATTGAACTGTTATACATGCAG ATGTATGCTCCAACTACACTGGCTCCTGCACGGGATTTCTGGACTTTGAGATACACTACAAATTTAGAAGATGGCAGTCTTGTG GTCTGTGAGAGATCATTGTCTGGTTCTGGTGCTGGTCCGAATACATCAGTCACTTCCCAATTTGTGAGAGCTGAGATGTTACCCAGTGGTTATTTGATTAGGCCATGTGATGGGGGAGGCTCAATCATACACATTGTTGACCATCTAGATCTTGAG GCATGGAGTGTGCCAGAGGTTCTGCGACCTCTATACGAGTCATCGAAAGTTGTGGCTCAGAAAATGACAATTGCA GCGCTGCGTCACATCAGGCAGATAGCACAGGAGACCAGTGGTGAGGTAGTATATGGATTGGGCAGGCAGCCAGCTGTTCTTCGGACTTTTAGCCAGAGATTGAGCAG AGGGTTCAATGATGCCATCAATGGATTTAATGATGACGGTTGGTCATTGATGAACTGTGATGGTGCCGAAGATGTAGTCATTGCTGTTAATTCAACCAAGACTGTGGGCACCGTTACCAATCCTGCCAATACTCTTCCCTTGCCTGGAGGCATCCTTTGTGTGAAGGCATCCATGCTACTCCAA AATGTTCCTCCTGCATTGCTGACCCGGTTTCTGAGGGAGCACCGTTCTGAGTGGGCTGATTTCAACATTGATGCCTACTCTGCTGTGTCATTGAAAGCTGGCTCATACGCTTTCCGGGGATTGAGATCTACAAGGTTTTCTGGGAGCCAGGTCATCATGCCTCTTGGTCAAACAGTGGAACATGAAGag ATGCTTGAAGTAATTCGACTTGAAGGTCATGCACTTGCTCAAGAAGAGGCTGTTCTATCCAGGGATATTCATCTCTTACAG ATTTGTAGCGGAGTGGATGAGAATGCAGTGGGAACCTGCTCTGAACTTGTTTTTGCTCCAATTGATGAAATGTTTCCTGATGATGCTCCACTGCTACCCTCAGGGTTTCGGATTATACCGTTGGATTCAAAAACA AGCGAGACACAAGATGCATTGGGTGCACATCGGACATTGGATCTGGCTTCCAGTCTTGAAGTAGGCCCTGCCATGAACAGGACATCTGGAGATGCATCTCCAAGTACTTGTAATGGACGGTCGGTGCTGACAATTGCTTTCCAATTCCCTTTTGAGAACCATCTCCAGGATAATGTTGCGACGATGGCAAGACACTATGTCCGCAGTGTGATTTCCTCGGTTCAAAGGGTTGCAATGGCCATTTCTCCCTCAGGACTTGGCCCACATGTGGGGCCAAAGTTATCTCCAGGATCTCCGGAAGCTCTTACACTTTCTCAGTGGATCTGCCAGAGCTATAG TTACCATCTGGGAGCAGAATTGCTAAGGTCTGATTGCCAGAGTGGTGACTCAGTGTTGAAACAACTCTGGCACCATCCAGATGCCATATTATGCTGCTCATTGAAG TCTCTACCAGTTTTCTCCTTTGCCAACCAAGCAGGGCTCGACATGCTGGAAACCACGCTGGTTGCTCTACAGGATATCACACTGGATAAGATATTTGATGAATCGGGTCGAAAGGCATTGTGTTCAGACTTTTCTAAGATGATGCAACAG GGTTTTGCTTACCTACCTCCTGGAATCTGCATTTCAACCATGGGGCGCCACATTTCCTATGAACAAGCCATTGCTTGGAAAGTCTTTGGGGAAGAGAACAACGTTCACTGCCTTGCCTTTTCTTTTGTCAACTGGTCTTTTGTGTAA